One Acipenser ruthenus unplaced genomic scaffold, fAciRut3.2 maternal haplotype, whole genome shotgun sequence DNA segment encodes these proteins:
- the LOC131734621 gene encoding uncharacterized protein LOC131734621 has translation MTFPHGRPSADPAGQHSNPRPFRFAPPAPYDPQPAPRSSDSPPFPLRSPLSLPKQGVLDESRSCRRRRVWLRMLHRRVKQDRKQAFRQLSLGNCLILDSTVPVPGSPAPKPDPQPLTLPDSELVEQELSEAESAPPSLSGTPLDGEEGLTLEGVLDLLQQLQYHTHQQGSVSICPDFLGGRCPQGGQCPLHHTALPYHWQLRRKGTCRWESVGQEANDLLERLYCSPRSQLRHAACALS, from the coding sequence attccCACATGGCAGACCAAGCGCAGACCCGGCAGGGCAGCACAGCAACCCCCGACCTTTCCGTTTTGCCCCCCCGGCGCCCTACGACCCACAGCCAGCCCCACGCAGTTCCGACAGCCCCCCCTTCCCCCTCCGcagccccctctccctccccaaaCAGGGGGTCCTGGACGAGAGTCGGTCCTGCAGGAGGAGGCGTGTGTGGCTTCGGATGCTGCACAGGAGAGTGAAGCAGGATCGCAAGCAAGCCTTCCGCCAGCTCTCTCTGGGCAACTGCCTGATACTAGACTCCACTGTACCAGTCCCGGGCAGCCCTGCCCCGAAACCAGACCCCCAGCCCTTGACCCTCCCGGATTCTGAACTGGTCGAGCAGGAGCTGAGCGAAGCGGAGAGCGCCCCCCCCAGCCTCTCCGGCACCCCCCTGGACGGGGAGGAGGGTCTGACCCTGGAAGGGGTGCTGGacctcctgcagcagctgcagtaTCACACCCACCAGCAGGGCAGCGTCAGCATCTGTCCGGATTTCCTCGGGGGCCGCTGCCCGCAGGGGGGCCAGTGCCCGCTTCACCACACTGCCCTCCCCTACCACTGGCAGCTCCGCAGGAAAGGGACCTGTCGCTGGGAGAGCGTCGGGCAGGAGGCCAACGACCTCCTGGAGAGGCTGTACTGCAGCCCGCGATCACAGCTACGTCACGCT